Proteins from a genomic interval of Colletes latitarsis isolate SP2378_abdomen chromosome 12, iyColLati1, whole genome shotgun sequence:
- the LOC143349168 gene encoding uncharacterized protein LOC143349168 isoform X1, with amino-acid sequence MAGGRSNNKRSGNLDRTCQWLCCHQLYASVVPELPSSETFKRYQCAEKNRIIAKSLSDLQNNILRIFTGSLYCDLNIIHGYNIIPTNQCIVKTRAPHFYKVLKPYFIYTNSRIDCILDKPEIFHHIEGFVRLLYSNSNCLQEERLLVDLILNVTYQSRFVNASCIDTVSDINKRYVDCATADCNPTINAKDTRNVREYASTDVSPTLSDMADSGLETGSVSPHENTTSENSSTDFEELQVTGYTSANDDFVNIRVRRGNNKDQKIVVDADRYDSANAYSSTCHIKDLVGSGLMESASNEHSATCSSVDAEQPQLDSSSSSTDNAQKKKLHTDEIFQYENHVLSDPFYESDCGSDENESFEFIDLGNVSSVSTDAEKESAKGESTEKPCDEKICNSSYCRTENAQSENARLETSHNIPKHKSSCNASNYYFIDASTLNDEVEVPASNTTKSQCFDDKPKPYTCYSSEYAANKSNDFPDEQCYKFTSLKTSNLQIGHERVAEFERELKLTEYLEPLTDTRKIRRTDSLSEDKGNINAETNKESLVVEIKEADSGESAHPSPCPDNNKNMNNDRSIISRVPNDNDTAVNVNSNAEATENTNDKDLNLIEDTRRPSLIRRNTFELDSNDEKISVLRQEYERRQGNLVFQNAIPQYSGHRVDGDSCFIPPDEPAIPVSTVLNKFNMDVQIPPGTQYHAMPYLPLDNGKYEINQIPSESKDSLQNDSKIVKIYPVTKSASEEVVSDYHAELDDGPSSCSNSLPVTLNCILEKDNRIDTLKKIKCDENTPIISGGVSTSDYSKPTDSPTVRRKTESTPIVSGGSVIMGEPELRMKPSRMASSMTAWVVDMSDCNKTESKSTNNTQVGMSQSFSTSECVKKPVRKTSAHDKQGSLGFFVNLKDMDNKSVAQQQNHPTEKKEQNESNKSYCEFYVDIFNTNSTLKSKKPEAEETNSKPGKSNEDKKNIFSMFIDLSDSTKSAESTVQPTHRRSLSTFCDKRVEIKANDTNSNENSSDKTDQLSNEQKSVRDKAKPSVFMYIESDSPVVRRRTLSSSRPAFKRHSWNVDKTQGANNNGHVAKEIVFSKEHKRAHSLSVDRGDLKKLQAKQSFSNHSLNDATKSECVTQRNCALSNMDTSSEDAFEYDARDTPPNSHVEVINEELRVSIKEHEYTELKAERTAQLTSDNLKTADVKAYEDEYSETSAWEKTCTESTEGQTRKSETFDISSGSGPSPDSDNHDYELSELLNGEVPNIDRTQVIPTVGNKISETHKSLNETIKKIESELKSPDYVKPDATFENHNATAKKNERAMGLNLKATTSNFVRLSDLDKTPVASHTTDVLTAKEDRTTYRMCNSIPETSWIESKLVMYRTNGSVRPVPRKFTSVMSTSLPSKQKSPLEDLTGEYDGEGIISESDLSSMQSSMGRSGAGSTEETETSSLAGGRPYNRLGEDLLRMFLEEINPDVTIDVAGRRIRAHKCILSSRCQYFAAILSGGWIESAGNVISLQGYSYDAVHFALCHIYSGESNIPDSLSIVELATLADMLCLEGLKEVIGYTLKVKYCHLFHKPCQICAVGVLECMPLAAAYGLDEVYRKSLRWITRHFVRIWPCKAFATLPRELMEKCYHQHIVHMSTDNVLQTMMDCDKLLATLPNVRWAEPVFRMVSNLLETSMKFLSDNFSGVLGNENFQSLGRELTWNISRLEDNFLAAAERLPPEQACKSYSKLHKMLASAQLDEAQEKIKWGQLFIDFLKKIQCRVEKCLVRDATRAARTTTWLKMDLELRRRIQELACLVILPHETSKRQSRHSNFVKEPRPVSSRLTTNRSLDLKRVKMVISEHNDKTLKQMATIQQTKKVFNKPKSDPLERKMQDDKQTATDTSRPKSWPNKIEVKSRYLEPRNKSVPKETVHPPHPEKVIVQPRRKIMISSSDSSRTSSPAMKRATEKKPLAKIKLPIKKDVKALSSDSLTEPNTSRTNNKKDLISKSCGITRPESPTFKQKNAEIGLSVDSLAESKNKPVAVKKKASKMDTSMSTDSLMTEITTTPKSNTSNKLSPTLGKTTGKVQIYEKVKKSSPPIQQRSPLTITRRTPRSLESSTAASRSRVAAISAYHGSPSLRRNLLDAAKTPDVPSKLLNNVSCKPMNTRPITQSMINHPTVKREKKEGVPNQQGSESPSKRSSPKSSGTNKISKAGVTNKRITSKAPCDEKVKTKCHNGEVAKQLTVGSRSGTFLKDEPTILKKADIKSSQINT; translated from the exons ATGGCTGGAGGCAGGAGCAACAACAAGCGAAGTGGAAATTTAGACAGAACGTGTCAATGGCTCTGTTGCCATCAACTGTATGCTTCTGTCGTGCCTGAGCTTCCTTCGAGCGAAACGTTTAAAAGGTATCAATGTGCAGAGAAGAACCGCATCATTGCAAAAAGTCTAAGTGATCTACAGAATAATATTTTGAG AATATTTACGGGCTCCTTGTATTGTGATCTTAACATAATACATGGATATAATATAATACCAACAAACCAGTGTATCGTTAAAACAAGAGCTCCACATTTTTATAAGGTCCTCAAGCCTTATTTTATATACACTAACAGTCGCATTGATTGCATCCTTGATAAACCGGAAATTTTTCATCACATTGAAGGCTTTGTGAG GCTTTTATATAGCAATTCAAACTGCTTGCAAGAAGAACGACTATTGGTAGACCTTATTTTGAACGTTACTTACCAATCAAGATTTGTGAATGCATCCTGTATCGATACTGTTTCCGACATCAATAAAag ATATGTTGATTGCGCAACAGCAGACTGCAATCCAACAATCAACGCTAAGGATACGAGAAATGTAAGAGAGTATGCTTCGACAGATGTAAGTCCCACTTTATCCGATATGGCTGATTCTGGTTTAGAGACTGGTTCTGTAAGTCCACATGAAAACACAACGTCCGAGAATTCGAGTACTGATTTTGAGGAATTGCAAGTCACGGGATACACCTCTGCGAACGATGATTTTGTTAACATACGCGTTAGACGCGGGAATAACAAAGACCAGAAGATAGTTGTGGATGCAGATCGCTATGATTCAGCCAACGCTTACAGTAGCACATGCCATATAAAGGACTTGGTAGGATCGGGATTAATGGAAAGTGCTTCGAACGAACATAGCGCAACATGTTCTTCCGTCGATGCGGAACAACCACAACTAGATTCATCCAGCTCGTCCACGGATAATGctcaaaaaaagaaattacataCAGACGAAATTTTTCAATACGAGAATCACGTACTCAGTGATCCATTTTATGAATCGGACTGCGGTAGCGACGAAAACGAGTCGTTTGAGTTCATCGATCTCGGTAATGTATCCTCCGTGAGCACCGACGCGGAGAAAGAATCTGCAAAGGGGGAATCCACGGAGAAACCGTGCGACGAGAAGATATGTAATTCCAGTTATTGTCGAACCGAGAACGCACAATCGGAAAACGCAAGACTCGAAACATCACATAACATACCGAAACATAAAAGTTCCTGTAACGcgagcaattattattttatcgacGCGTCGACGCTCAACGACGAAGTAGAAGTTCCAGCATCGAACACGACTAAAAGTCAATGCTTCGACGACAAGCCCAAGCCGTATACCTGTTATTCTTCCGAGTACGCCGCAAATAAATCCAACGACTTCCCTGACGAACAATGCTACAAATTTACGTCGCTGAAAACATCCAATTTGCAAATCGGTCACGAAAGGGTGGCAGAATTCGAAAGGGAACTAAAGCTGACAGAGTACTTAGAGCCGCTCACAGACACCCGAAAAATAAGGAGAACCGATTCTCTATCCGAGGATAAGGGAAATATAAACGCAGAAACGAACAAAGAGTCTTTGGTTGTAGAAATTAAAGAGGCGGACAGCGGCGAAAGCGCACATCCTTCACCTTGCCCTGACAataataagaatatgaataacGACCGATCTATCATATCGCGTGTACCTAACGACAATGACACCGCTGTTAACGTAAATAGTAACGCAGAAGCAACGGAGAATACGAACGACAAAGATTTGAATTTAATAGAAGATACTCGACGTCCTTCTCTCATTAGGAGGAATACGTTTGAATTAGACTCCAACGACGAGAAGATATCGGTATTAAGGCAAGAATACGAACGACGACAAGGTAATCTCGTATTCCAGAATGCTATACCTCAGTACTCGGGACACCGCGTCGATGGCGATTCGTGTTTCATTCCACCAGACGAGCCCGCGATTCCAGTAAGCACTGTACTGAACAAGTTCAATATGGACGTTCAAATTCCACCTGGTACTCAATATCACGCAATGCCATACCTGCCATTGGATAATGGGAAATACGAGATCAATCAGATACCGTCAGAAAGTAAGGATTCTTTGCAGAACGATagtaaaattgttaaaatttatcCTGTAACGAAAAGCGCCAGCGAAGAGGTGGTCTCGGATTACCACGCGGAGTTGGACGATGGGCCGAGCAGCTGTAGCAATAGCCTGCCTGTTACGCTGAATTGCATTTTAGAAAAGGACAACAGAATAGATACGCTAAAAAAGATTAAATGCGACGAGAACACGCCTATTATTTCTGGCGGTGTCAGCACCTCGGATTATTCGAAGCCTACCGATAGTCCCACTGTCCGTCGAAAGACAGAATCAACGCCTATTGTTTCTGGGGGTTCGGTTATCATGGGTGAACCTGAACTGCGAATGAAACCTTCGAGAATGGCGTCTTCCATGACCGCGTGGGTAGTCGATATGAGCGATTGTAATAAAACCGAATCCAAGTCGACAAATAATACTCAAGTAGGCATGTCTCAAAGTTTCTCAACGTCTGAGTGTGTTAAAAAACCTGTTAGAAAAACGAGCGCCCACGACAAGCAAGGTAGCTTGGGTTTCTTTGTCAATTTGAAGGACATGGATAACAAATCTGTTGCGCAGCAACAAAATCATCCAACGGAGAAGAAAGAACAAAACGAAAGTAACAAGTCTTACTGTGAATTCTATGTCGATATATTTAATACAAACTCTACGTTGAAAAGTAAGAAACCAGAAGCAGAGGAGACCAACAGCAAGCCTGGAAAGTCTAACGAAGacaagaaaaatattttctccaTGTTCATCGATTTAAGTGATTCGACCAAGAGCGCAGAAAGTACTGTACAACCTACACACAGGAGAAGTTTATCCACGTTTTGTGATAAACGAGTGGAAATAAAAGCGAACGATACCAATTCTAATGAGAATAGTAGTGACAAGACGGACCAGTTGTCCAACGAACAAAAATCTGTTAGAGACAAAGCTAAACCGAGCGTGTTTATGTATATAGAGTCTGATTCTCCAGTGGTGAGAAGAAGAACACTGTCCTCGTCGCGACCAGCGTTCAAACGACATTCCTGGAATGTCGATAAAACGCAGGGTGCTAACAATAATGGGCACGTTGCAAAGGAAATAGTGTTCAGTAAGGAACATAAACGCGCGCATAGTCTCTCCGTGGACCGTGGCGACTTGAAGAAACTACAAGCCAAGCAAAGTTTTTCAAATCACTCTTTGAACGATGCAACAAAATCGGAATGCGTCACTCAGAGGAATTGTGCACTGAGTAATATGGACACGTCTTCGGAGGATGCTTTTGAGTACGATGCAAGAGACACGCCTCCAAATTCTCACGTCGAGGTGATCAACGAGGAGCTTCGCGTAAGTATAAAGGAGCACGAATATACGGAGTTAAAAGCCGAACGAACCGCCCAGCTGACTTCAGATAACCTCAAAACTGCCGACGTCAAAGCGTACGAAGACGAATATTCGGAGACTTCGGCGTGGGAGAAGACCTGTACAGAGAGTACGGAGGGACAGACGCGTAAAAGCGAAACGTTTGACATCAGTAGCGGCAGCGGGCCGTCCCCCGACAGCGACAATCACGATTACGAGTTGTCCGAATTATTGAACGGGGAAGTCCCAAATATAGACCGAACACAAGTGATACCAACTGTCGGTAACAAAATATCCGAGACTCATAAATCTTTGAACGAAACGATCAAGAAAATTGAAAGCGAATTGAAGAGTCCGGACTACGTAAAGCCGGATGCGACCTTTGAAAACCACAATGCAACGGCGAAGAAAAACGAAAGGGCCATGGGGCTAAATCTGAAAGCGACAACGTCCAATTTCGTCAGATTGTCGGATTTGGATAAAACGCCTGTCGCATCTCACACGACGGATGTTTTAACCGCGAAAGAAGATAGAACTACTTATCGTATGTGTAACAGTATACCAGAGACTTCGTGGATCGAGAGCAAATTAGTCATGTATAGAACGAATGGCTCGGTTAGGCCAGTTCCCAGAAAATTTACCTCGGTCATGAGCACCTCCCTGCCATCGAAACAGAAGTCTCCTCTGGAAGATTTAACGGGAGAGTACGATGGAGAAGGTATTATATCTGAATCTGATCTAAGCAGTATGCAAAGTAGCATGGGTCGTTCTGGAGCtg GTAGTACAGAGGAAACAGAAACATCGAGTTTGGCAGGAGGAAGACCGTACAATAGATTGGGAGAAGATTTATTAAGAATGTTCTTAGAAGAaattaatccagacgtaacgatCGATGTGGCTGGTCGTCGTATAAGAGCCCACAAATGTATATTGAGTTCTCGTTGTCAATACTTTGCGGCGATTCTTAGCGGTGGATGGATCGAAAGTGCAGGGAACGTTATTTCTCTGCAAGGATATTCGTACGATGCTGTACATTTCGCATTGTGCCACATATACAGTGGAGAAAGTAACATACCAGATTCACTAAGTATAGTTGAATTAGCAACCTTAGCGGATATGCTGTGTTTGGAGGGGCTTAAAGAAGTGATTGGATATACGCTTAAAGTTAAATATTGTCATCTGTTTCATAAG CCTTGTCAAATATGTGCTGTTGGCGTATTGGAGTGTATGCCCTTAGCAGCGGCTTATGGTCTCGACGAGGTGTATCGAAAATCTCTTCGATGGATCACGAGACATTTTGTACGAATATGGCCGTGTAAAGCGTTCGCGACTCTTCCAAGAGAACTGATGGAGAAATGTTATCATCAACATATTGTACACATG TCTACAGacaacgtgcttcaaaccatgaTGGATTGCGACAAGCTACTCGCGACCTTGCCAAATGTGCGTTGGGCGGAACCAGTGTTTAGAATGGTGTCAAATTTGCTGGAGACCTCGATGAAGTTTTTGTCGGACAATTTCTCAGGCGTGCTGGGGAACGAAAACTTCCAATCCCTTGGTCGGGAGTTGACGTGGAACATCAGTAGATTGGAGGACAATTTCTTAGCGGCTGCGGAACGGTTGCCCCCTGAACAAGCGTGCAAAAGTTACTCAAAGTTGCATAAAATGTTGGCTTCCGCGCAACTGGACGAGGCTCAAGAAAAAATCAAGTGGGGCCAGTTGTTCATTGACTTTTTGAAAAAGATTCAATGCCGGGTGGAGAAATGCTTGGTCAGGGACGCAACGCGAGCAGCGAGAACCACTACATGGTTGAAAATGGACTTGGAACTTCGACGTAGAATACAGGAATTGGCGTGTCTTGTAATCCTACCTCATGAGACTTCGAAACGTCAGTCGAGGCATTCCAACTTCGTGAAA gAACCAAGGCCTGTGTCGAGTCGTTTAACGACGAATCGAAGTTTGGATTTGAAACGCGTGAAAATGGTTATTTCCGAGCACAATGACAAAACATTGAAACAAATGGCaacgatacaacaaacaaagaaGGTATTTAATAAACCAAAAAGCGACCCGCTGGAACGTAAAATGCAAGATGATAAGCAAACTGCTACTGATACGAGTAGACCGAAATCGTGGCCCAATAAAATAGAG GTAAAATCGAGGTATTTGGAACCCAGAAACAAATCTGTCCCCAAAGAGACTGTACATCCACCACATCCGGAAAAGGTAATTGTACAACCACGGCGAAAGATAATGATCTCGTCTTCGGATTCGTCCCGGACGTCCAGCCCGGCAATGAAACGTGCCACCGAGAAGAAACCGCTAGCAAAGATAAAATTACCAATAAAAAAGGATGTGAAGGCTCTTTCCTCGGACAGTTTAACAGAACCAAATACAAGCAGAACGAACAATAAGAAGGACTTGATCAGCAAAAGTTGCGGCATCACGCGTCCAGAATCGCCAACGTTTAAGCAGAAGAACGCAGAAATAGGCTTGTCTGTAGATTCTTTGGCAGAATCAAAGAACAAGCCGGTAGCTGTTAAAAAGAAGGCTAGCAAAATGGACACCTCGATGTCCACGGACAGTCTAATGACCGAGATCACAACAACGCCTAAATCGAACACGTCGAACAAACTGTCGCCGACCTTAGGGAAGACAACGGGCAAGGTGCAAATTTATGAGAAAGTAAAGAAGAGTTCGCCGCCGATACAGCAAAGGAGTCCGCTCACTATAACGAGAAGAACGCCCAGGTCGTTGGAGAGCTCAACTGCAGCGAGCAGGAGCAGGGTGGCGGCTATAAGCGCTTACCACGGTTCGCCTAGTTTGCGAAGGAATCTTCTGGACGCCGCGAAGACCCCGGACGTTCCAAGTAAGTTGTTGAATAACGTGTCGTGTAAGCCTATGAATACGCGACCGATCACGCAGTCCATGATCAATCACCCTACCGTTAAGAGAGAAAAGAAAGAGGGAGTGCCGAACCAACAGGGATCCGAAAGCCCTAGTAAAAGGTCTTCCCCAAAATCGTCTGGCACTAACAAAATAAGTAAAGCCGGGGTTACCAATAAGAGGATAACTAGCAAGGCCCCGTGCGACGAGAAAGTAAAAACTAAGTGCCATAACGGGGAAGTCGCGAAACAACTCACGGTGGGCTCTAGATCAGGAACCTTTCTAAAAGACGAGCCCACGATACTTAAAAAAGCAGATATTAAATCTTCTCAGATCAATACTTAA